The Meiothermus ruber DSM 1279 genome includes the window CCCCGCCCAGCACGTGGTGCAGGATCGCACCATCTACGAGGACGCCTTTATTTTTGCCCAGAACCTGCGGATCTCCGGCCACCTGGCCGAGCGCGACTGGCAGACCTACCTGGCCCTCTACGAGGGCATTGCACCGGCCCTGCGCAAGCCCGACCTGCTCATCTACGTGCGGGCCTCGGTCGAGACCCTGCAAGCCCACATCGCCCGGCGGGGGCGGGCCTACGAGCAGCGCATCCCCCCCGCCTACCTGGCCTCACTCAACCGCCTCTACGAGGCCTGGATTGGGGCCTATAACCTCTCACCGGTGCTGGTGATCT containing:
- a CDS encoding deoxynucleoside kinase, whose protein sequence is MYIAIAGNIGSGKSTLTGLLAQRYGLLPVYETVDENPYLADFYADMGRWAFQSQVFFLAKRLRQHLEQINPAQHVVQDRTIYEDAFIFAQNLRISGHLAERDWQTYLALYEGIAPALRKPDLLIYVRASVETLQAHIARRGRAYEQRIPPAYLASLNRLYEAWIGAYNLSPVLVISSDNINYADDAEARELMFRMLEAYGLSRPLV